From a single Planctellipticum variicoloris genomic region:
- a CDS encoding S1/P1 nuclease: MRRPTLALLFVLFLAAHAQAWSDAGHKIIASIAFRQLTPAQRERIVALLKHHPRYAQDFEGAVPAEVRSGAAELKDEWAFQQAAIWPDLVRGFPEAEKEKFHRGTWHYINRPLFLTDRDRERLQGSIAINLTLDPTQSAVQDLNVVQAIRLARRLAGDPAADKSERALMLTWIFHTVGDVHQPLHSTAMFAEGLFPEGDRGGNLIRTGQRSNLHSVWDGLPGGRMAVTEARNRALGLIAKPDRRSLGEAAGRQLDEVEWVAESHAACRDAVYCAEVLAFLRQLPRDGRRELPSLALSESYLKSAGAVAETRIVSAGYRLGTVLAQVADGDR; the protein is encoded by the coding sequence ATGCGTCGGCCGACGTTAGCCCTGCTGTTTGTCCTGTTCCTGGCGGCTCATGCGCAGGCCTGGAGCGACGCCGGCCACAAGATTATTGCTTCGATTGCGTTCCGGCAGCTCACGCCGGCTCAGCGCGAGAGGATCGTCGCCCTCCTGAAACATCATCCGCGTTACGCGCAGGATTTCGAGGGGGCCGTGCCGGCGGAAGTTCGTTCGGGGGCCGCGGAGCTGAAGGACGAATGGGCTTTCCAGCAGGCTGCGATCTGGCCGGATCTGGTGCGCGGATTCCCGGAAGCGGAGAAGGAGAAATTTCATCGCGGCACCTGGCACTATATCAACCGACCTCTGTTTCTGACCGATCGGGACCGGGAGCGTCTGCAGGGTTCGATTGCGATCAACCTGACGCTCGATCCGACGCAGTCCGCGGTCCAGGATTTGAACGTCGTGCAGGCCATCCGACTGGCACGGCGTCTGGCTGGCGATCCCGCCGCCGACAAGTCGGAGCGGGCGTTGATGCTGACCTGGATCTTCCACACAGTCGGCGACGTGCATCAGCCGCTGCATTCGACGGCGATGTTTGCGGAGGGGCTGTTTCCCGAGGGGGACCGCGGCGGCAATCTGATTCGAACGGGGCAAAGGTCCAATCTGCATTCGGTCTGGGATGGATTGCCGGGGGGACGGATGGCGGTGACGGAGGCTCGCAACCGGGCTCTCGGACTGATCGCGAAGCCTGACCGGCGAAGCCTTGGCGAGGCGGCTGGTCGACAGCTCGACGAAGTCGAGTGGGTGGCCGAAAGCCATGCCGCCTGCCGCGACGCGGTATATTGCGCAGAGGTGCTGGCGTTTCTCCGTCAACTTCCCCGCGATGGTCGAAGGGAGCTGCCGTCGCTGGCGCTCAGCGAAAGCTATCTGAAGTCGGCAGGGGCCGTTGCGGAAACTCGAATTGTTTCGGCCGGATATCGCCTGGGGACGGTCCTGGCCCAGGTTGCCGACGGAGATCGCTGA
- a CDS encoding SDR family NAD(P)-dependent oxidoreductase, which yields MARLLERKVALVTGAGRGLGRAFAERLAALGCHVGIHGMRENGPAEYGEGTTLTETARQIAEQFGVRTVRVLGDLTLEADAARVVATVGAELGPLDVLVHNAGGDIAAAGGKPNPNDAVMIKEVDVRSVMDRNLLSTVLICQQAARVMMPRKSGRIVTISSISAFKGSENSAIYATAKAAVVEYTRCLAVQMRPYNVTVNSLAPGDTRTGRYLGTRHVPEDRLVSDGTLDRVALVDEVARVVEFFAGPLGDFVTGQVLRVDGGSQCWPG from the coding sequence GTGGCGAGATTGCTCGAACGAAAAGTGGCGCTGGTCACCGGCGCCGGGCGAGGACTGGGACGGGCCTTCGCCGAGCGGCTGGCCGCGCTCGGCTGCCATGTCGGCATCCACGGCATGCGCGAAAACGGCCCCGCCGAATACGGCGAAGGGACCACGCTGACCGAGACTGCCCGTCAGATCGCCGAACAGTTCGGCGTCCGCACCGTGCGGGTCCTGGGTGACCTGACTCTCGAAGCGGACGCCGCGCGAGTCGTCGCGACGGTGGGAGCCGAACTCGGCCCGCTCGACGTCCTCGTGCACAACGCGGGCGGCGACATCGCCGCCGCCGGCGGCAAACCGAATCCCAACGACGCCGTCATGATCAAGGAAGTCGACGTCCGGTCCGTGATGGACCGCAACCTGCTGAGCACCGTGCTGATCTGCCAGCAGGCCGCCCGCGTGATGATGCCCCGCAAGTCCGGACGAATTGTGACGATCAGCTCGATCTCGGCGTTCAAAGGCAGCGAAAACAGCGCAATCTACGCCACCGCCAAGGCGGCGGTCGTCGAATACACGCGCTGCCTCGCCGTGCAGATGCGACCGTACAACGTGACGGTCAACAGTCTCGCGCCAGGGGACACCCGGACCGGACGTTACCTCGGCACGCGGCACGTCCCCGAGGACCGGCTCGTCAGCGATGGAACCCTCGATCGCGTCGCCCTCGTCGATGAAGTCGCTCGCGTCGTCGAGTTCTTCGCCGGCCCCCTGGGAGACTTTGTCACCGGACAGGTCCTGCGCGTCGACGGCGGCAGTCAGTGCTGGCCGGGATAG
- a CDS encoding DUF6793 family protein, which translates to MALYEIETTAHIMIAWGQSQAEAESAIREHYPDEDIVRITKRPRDVWVISKRLLGIEGATEPCHAARDCLSKARGDKVHAIRLYMQDTGVDLQQAQRAIETNMSLGW; encoded by the coding sequence ATGGCTTTGTACGAGATCGAAACGACCGCACACATCATGATTGCCTGGGGACAGAGTCAGGCCGAGGCGGAGTCCGCGATTCGCGAGCACTACCCCGACGAAGACATCGTCCGGATCACCAAGCGCCCTCGCGATGTGTGGGTCATCTCCAAGCGGCTCCTTGGAATCGAAGGCGCCACGGAGCCCTGCCACGCCGCCCGCGACTGCCTCAGCAAGGCTCGCGGCGACAAAGTCCACGCGATCCGGCTTTACATGCAGGATACCGGCGTCGATCTGCAGCAGGCCCAGCGGGCGATCGAGACGAACATGTCGCTGGGCTGGTAA
- the tsaB gene encoding tRNA (adenosine(37)-N6)-threonylcarbamoyltransferase complex dimerization subunit type 1 TsaB, whose protein sequence is MTQYLLALETSGRTGSLALLADGSVRETKRLDDVGRRHAQTLVSEIHDLLGRHGLTPQDLSAVAVSRGPGSFTGLRVGIVCAKTFAYAAGLKLLAIDTFDAIAAAAPEDARVVQIVDDAQRGDLFVATFRRGSDGKLTADGPVTIAPAEVWVAAAEPDALVLGPAAAALLDLGLRSRVAAEPAQNFPAAGVVGRLAWERFARGEADDFWTAGPYYLRASAAEEKWALSHGGASPRA, encoded by the coding sequence ATGACACAGTACCTCCTCGCCCTCGAAACCAGCGGACGGACCGGCAGCCTGGCGCTGCTGGCGGACGGGAGCGTGCGCGAAACGAAACGTCTCGACGACGTCGGCCGACGACACGCCCAGACCCTCGTCAGCGAGATCCACGACCTGCTCGGACGACACGGTCTCACGCCGCAAGATCTCTCCGCAGTCGCGGTCAGCCGGGGCCCCGGAAGTTTTACCGGACTGCGAGTCGGAATCGTCTGCGCCAAAACATTCGCCTACGCCGCGGGGCTGAAGCTGCTGGCGATCGACACCTTTGACGCCATCGCGGCCGCCGCGCCCGAGGACGCCCGAGTCGTCCAGATTGTCGACGATGCCCAGCGCGGCGATCTGTTCGTGGCGACCTTTCGACGCGGGTCCGACGGCAAGCTGACGGCCGACGGGCCCGTGACGATTGCCCCGGCGGAAGTCTGGGTCGCCGCCGCGGAGCCCGACGCACTGGTGCTCGGTCCGGCAGCCGCGGCGCTGCTCGACCTCGGGTTGCGGTCGAGAGTCGCCGCCGAACCCGCGCAGAACTTTCCCGCCGCAGGCGTCGTAGGGCGTCTGGCCTGGGAACGCTTCGCGCGAGGAGAAGCGGACGACTTCTGGACCGCAGGCCCGTACTATCTGCGGGCCAGCGCGGCCGAGGAAAAGTGGGCGCTGTCGCATGGAGGCGCTTCGCCTCGGGCCTGA